A window of the Lactuca sativa cultivar Salinas chromosome 7, Lsat_Salinas_v11, whole genome shotgun sequence genome harbors these coding sequences:
- the LOC111906608 gene encoding BTB/POZ domain-containing protein At1g30440 has protein sequence MACMKLGSKADAFQRQGQAWFCTTGLPSDIVVEVEDMSFHLHKFPLLSRSGVMERLIAEASEQEDKICTITLPNIPGGAKTFELVAKFCYGVKHEITASNVVHLRCAAEHLEMTEEYGEDNLISQTETFFNQTVLKNWKDSLKSLQSIPDLPHAEELNITKRCIDSLAVKASTDPNLFGWPVVDHRGPMQSPGGSVLWNGISTGARPKNVSSDWWYDDASSLSLPLYKRLISAMEVRGIKQEIIAGSLEYYAKKYLPGLTRRKSAPAGHQAEPPPEEDQKILLEEIDRLLPVQKGLVSTTFLFGLLRTGLILRASPNCVSNLEKRIGLQLDQATLEDLLMPNFSYSMETLYNIDCVQRMLEHFMAMDQATGGASPCSIEDDEQLLGSPSLTPVTMVAKLIDGYLAEVAPDVNLKLPKFQSLAGAVPEYARPLDDGLYRAIDIYLKSHPWLADSDREQLCRLMDCQKLSLEACTHAAQNERLPLRIIVQVLFFEQLQLRTSIAGCFLVSDNLADGSRQLRSGVVSAQEGGGGGWNTAVRENQVLKVGMDSMRMRVSELEKECSNMKQEIEKLGRGKGGSGGGGGGGGGSAWGNMSKKFGFKLKSQMCSAQEGSVSKQNNGSGKIEKGREKQHKHKKDLSWAG, from the exons ATGGCTTGTATGAAGTTGGGATCTAAAGCAGATGCATTCCAGAGACAAGGCCAAGCTTG GTTTTGCACAACTGGTCTCCCAAGTGATATTGTGGTTGAAGTAGAGGATATGTCCTTCCATCTCCATAAG TTCCCTTTGCTCTCAAGAAGTGGGGTTATGGAAAGATTAATAGCAGAAGCTTCCGAACAAGAAGACAAAATATGCACCATAACCCTCCCCAACATCCCCGGTGGGGCCAAAACATTCGAACTCGTTGCCAAATTTTGTTACGGTGTAAAACACGAAATCACCGCCTCAAATGTCGTCCACCTCCGGTGTGCCGCCGAACACCTCGAAATGACCGAAGAATACGGCGAAGACAATCTAATTTCACAAACCGAAACATTCTTCAATCAAACCGTTTTAAAAAATTGGAAAGATTCCCTAAAATCCCTCCAATCCATTCCCGATCTCCCACACGCCGAAGAACTCAACATCACAAAACGGTGCATTGACTCGTTGGCGGTCAAAGCAAGCACTGACCCAAATCTATTCGGTTGGCCTGTGGTGGACCACCGTGGGCCCATGCAGAGCCCCGGTGGTAGCGTGTTATGGAACGGGATTAGCACTGGGGCCCGCCCGAAAAACGTGAGCTCCGATTGGTGGTACGACGATGCTTCATCTTTAAGTTTACCACTTTACAAACGGTTAATTTCGGCTATGGAAGTCCGTGGAATTAAACAAGAAATCATCGCGGGGTCTCTTGAATATTACGCGAAAAAGTACTTACCCGGGTTGACTCGCCGGAAAAGTGCTCCGGCGGGCCACCAGGCGGAGCCACCACCAGAGGAAGATCAAAAGATTTTACTCGAAGAAATCGACCGTTTACTTCCAGTCCAAAAAGGGCTTGTGTCAACTACCTTTTTATTCGGGCTTTTACGGACCGGGTTGATTTTACGGGCCAGCCCGAACTGTGTATCGAATTTGGAAAAAAGAATCGGGCTGCAACTTGATCAGGCGACACTTGAGGATTTATTGATGCCAAATTTTTCTTATTCGATGGAGACTTTGTATAATATTGATTGTGTGCAACGGATGCTTGAGCATTTCATGGCTATGGATCAAGCAACGGGTGGTGCATCTCCTTGTTCAattgaagatgatgaacagttgttGGGTTCACCTTCTTTGACCCCGGTTACAATGGTGGCTAAGCTTATTGATGGCTATTTGGCTGAAGTTGCACCCGATGTTAATTTGAAGCTCCCAAAATTTCAGTCTCTTGCAGGTGCGGTTCCCGAGTATGCTAGACCGTTGGATGATGGATTGTATCGCGCAATTGATATTTATTTGAAG TCTCACCCATGGTTAGCAGATTCGGATAGAGAACAACTCTGTAGACTCATGGATTGCCAAAAACTATCATTAGAAGCTTGCACACATGCTGCACAGAATGAAAGACTGCCATTAAGAATCATAGTCCAAGTTCTTTTCTTCGAGCAGTTGCAGCTCCGGACATCAATCGCCGGATGTTTCTTGGTGTCTGACAATCTGGCGGACGGGTCACGGCAGTTGAGAAGCGGGGTGGTTTCCGCCCAGGAGGGCGGCGGTGGTGGCTGGAACACGGCGGTGAGGGAGAATCAAGTTCTGAAAGTTGGTATGGATAGTATGAGGATGAGGGTGTCTGAGCTTGAAAAAGAGTGTTCGAATATGAAGCAGGAGATTGAGAAACTGGGCAGAGGTAAGGGCGGCagcggtggcggtggtggtggtggtggcggcagtGCGTGGGGTAACATGTCAAAGAAGTTTGGGTTTAAACTTAAGTCTCAGATGTGTAGTGCACAAGAGGGGAGTGTTAGCAAGCAGAATAATGGAAGTGGGAAGATTGAAAAGGGTAGAGAGAAGCAACATAAGCATAAGAAAGATTTGTCTTGGGCAGggtaa
- the LOC111906610 gene encoding coatomer subunit epsilon-1 — translation MAMAPDVLFNLRNNFYLGAYQAAINNSDIPKLTEEDLIERDCLVYRSYIALGSYELVINEVDSSAATPLQAVKLLALYLSSPDNKESIISSIKEWLADDAIGNNPILRLIAGTIFMHEQDYNEALKHTNAGGTMELYALNVHIFLKMHRSDYAEKQLRVMQQIDEDHTLTQLATAWLNLAVGGSKIQEAYLIFQDFSEKYQMTSLILNGKAVCSMQMANFDEAESFLLEALNKDAKDRETLANLVVCSLHLGKPSSRFLSQLKLSDPEHMLLKRGLTAEENFNRAIQTVA, via the exons ATGGCGATGGCACCCGATGTGTTGTTCAATTTGAGAAACAACTTCTACTTGGGAGCATATCAAGCCGCAATCAACAACAGCGATATCCCCAAACTCACGGAAGAGGATTTAATCGAACGAGATTGCCTTGTGTATAGATCCTACATTGCCCTTGGAAGCTACGAA CTTGTGATTAATGAAGTCGATTCATCTGCGGCGACGCCTCTGCAAGCCGTGAAATTACTCGCCTTGTATCTTTCCAGCCCCGATAACAAG GAAAGCATCATTTCAAGTATAAAGGAGTGGTTGGCAGATGATGCCATTGGGAACAATCCAATTCTCAGGCTTATTGCAGGCACCATATTCATGCATGAACAAGATTACAATGAGGCTCTCAAACACACAAATGCTGGAGGGACTATGGAACT ATATGCCTTGAATGTCCACATTTTCCTCAAGATGCACAGATCAGATTATGCTGAGAAGCAATTAAGAGTTATGCAACAGATTGATGAGGATCACACATTGACTCAGCTTGCAACTGCATGGCTTAATTTAGCTGTG GGTGGTTCAAAGATACAGGAAGCATATCTCATATTCCAAGATTTCTCTGAGAAGTACCAAATGACTAGTCTGATCCTTAATGGGAAGGCTGTGTGTTCCATGCAAATGGCCAATTTTGATGAAGCTGAATCATTTTTACTAGAAGCACTCAACAAG GATGCAAAGGATCGAGAAACACTGGCTAATCTGGTTGTATGCAGTCTCCATCTTGGGAAACCTTCTTCACGGTTTTTAAG TCAGTTAAAACTGTCGGATCCAGAACACATGCTACTCAAACGGGGTTTAACTGCAGAGGAGAATTTCAACAGAGCAATACAAACGGTTGCTTAA